One Glaciihabitans arcticus DNA window includes the following coding sequences:
- a CDS encoding MFS transporter, with translation MTAATTHQPPVDGARTFAQVLVNTAVANVTTSYLWWALTFWVYLETRSVLATGIIGGAYMLLVAICSMAFGTIVDRHRKHRVMVFAGAFTVVAFAISYGLFVAFPEATLLDLGGPMFWIFSGVILIGAVVENMRNIALSTVVTLLIPVDRHANANGLVGTVQGIAFMVTSVFSGLSIGLLGMGWTLVIAVALSAAALVHLLFLRIPEEEPERDGSQPLIDLRGSITAVRAAKGLFALIIFSTFNNLVGGVYMALMDPYGLELFAVEWWGIVLGISSTGFIIGGLLVAKFGLGKNPIRTLLTLAVVMGALGALFTIREWWLLYAVGIWLYMTLIPAMEAAEQTIIQKVVPFQTQGRVFGFAAAFESAAAPVTAFLIAPIAEFLIIPYMNSDTGRASLGWLLGDGQARGIALVFLVAGLIMVAIALLSFLTKSYRTISAQYLEADDVAPVDTSAETERAERS, from the coding sequence ATGACTGCGGCAACTACCCACCAGCCCCCGGTCGATGGCGCGCGCACCTTCGCGCAGGTACTCGTCAACACCGCGGTCGCGAACGTCACCACGAGCTACCTCTGGTGGGCGCTGACCTTCTGGGTATACCTCGAGACGAGGTCCGTGCTCGCGACCGGCATCATCGGCGGCGCCTACATGCTGCTGGTCGCGATCTGCTCGATGGCGTTCGGCACGATCGTCGATCGGCACCGCAAGCACCGGGTCATGGTGTTCGCGGGTGCGTTCACGGTCGTCGCCTTCGCAATCAGTTACGGCTTGTTCGTCGCGTTCCCCGAGGCCACCCTGCTCGACCTCGGTGGTCCGATGTTCTGGATCTTCAGTGGCGTCATCCTCATCGGTGCAGTCGTCGAGAACATGCGCAACATCGCGCTGTCCACGGTCGTGACGCTGCTGATACCCGTCGACCGGCACGCGAATGCCAACGGTCTCGTGGGCACGGTGCAGGGCATCGCGTTTATGGTGACGAGCGTGTTCAGCGGTCTCTCCATCGGACTGCTCGGGATGGGCTGGACGCTCGTCATCGCCGTAGCCCTCTCGGCCGCGGCGCTGGTGCACCTGCTCTTCCTGCGCATCCCCGAAGAGGAGCCCGAGCGCGACGGCTCCCAGCCCCTCATCGACCTGCGCGGCAGCATCACCGCGGTGCGCGCGGCCAAGGGGCTCTTCGCCCTCATCATCTTCTCGACCTTCAACAACCTGGTCGGCGGCGTGTACATGGCGCTGATGGATCCCTACGGACTCGAGCTGTTCGCCGTCGAGTGGTGGGGCATCGTGCTCGGCATCTCGTCGACCGGCTTCATCATCGGCGGCCTGCTGGTAGCGAAGTTCGGGCTCGGCAAGAATCCGATCCGCACCCTGCTCACCCTCGCCGTCGTGATGGGCGCGCTCGGTGCCCTGTTCACGATCCGCGAGTGGTGGCTGCTGTACGCGGTGGGCATCTGGCTGTACATGACGCTGATCCCGGCGATGGAGGCTGCCGAGCAGACGATCATCCAGAAAGTTGTACCGTTCCAGACGCAGGGACGGGTCTTCGGATTCGCGGCGGCGTTCGAGTCGGCGGCGGCACCCGTGACCGCGTTCCTCATCGCACCGATCGCGGAGTTCCTGATCATCCCGTACATGAATTCCGACACCGGCCGCGCCTCCCTGGGGTGGCTGCTCGGAGATGGCCAGGCGCGCGGCATCGCCCTCGTCTTCCTGGTCGCCGGCCTGATCATGGTGGCGATAGCGCTGCTCTCGTTCCTCACGAAGTCGTACCGCACCATCTCGGCCCAATATCTCGAAGCGGACGACGTTGCGCCAGTCGACACCTCCGCCGAAACGGAAAGAGCCGAGCGCAGCTAG
- a CDS encoding helix-turn-helix domain-containing protein, whose translation MPSTHQLGDYLRARRELLRPHDVGLTEGPGRRRVAGLRRSEVAILAGISTEYYVKLEQGQEANPTTQVLDALSRALKLDDTATVYLHALVKATERPAPQASSSAIDRTQWLIDSWPMTAAMVLDRYNDILAMNPLMAALVAGYRPGRNALTVLLTDPELRELYLEWEGLSGRSIGLLRSRVGLAPDQPRVQELIAELTRDSPRFRELWRRHDIEGMTEGTHPMNHPEVGRLDLHYAHLPLVGAEDHTIFLYYAEPGTPHELALARLVSGR comes from the coding sequence ATGCCCAGTACCCACCAACTCGGCGACTACCTCCGAGCGCGCCGCGAACTCCTGCGACCCCACGACGTCGGACTGACCGAGGGTCCGGGTCGCCGCCGGGTCGCCGGACTGCGCCGGTCGGAGGTCGCCATTCTCGCCGGGATCAGCACCGAGTACTACGTGAAACTCGAGCAGGGCCAGGAGGCGAATCCGACGACGCAGGTGCTCGACGCACTGTCGCGGGCGTTGAAACTGGACGACACGGCGACCGTCTACCTGCACGCGCTTGTGAAGGCGACCGAGCGGCCCGCGCCGCAGGCCTCCTCCTCGGCTATCGACCGCACGCAGTGGCTCATCGACTCGTGGCCGATGACGGCGGCCATGGTGCTCGACCGGTACAACGATATTCTCGCCATGAACCCTCTGATGGCCGCCCTGGTCGCCGGCTACCGCCCGGGGCGCAACGCGCTCACCGTGCTGCTGACCGATCCAGAGCTGCGTGAGCTCTACCTGGAGTGGGAGGGACTCAGTGGCCGGTCGATCGGGCTGCTGCGTTCCCGCGTCGGCCTGGCCCCCGACCAGCCCCGTGTGCAGGAGCTGATCGCCGAGCTGACTCGCGACAGCCCTCGGTTCCGCGAGCTCTGGCGCCGCCACGACATCGAGGGAATGACCGAGGGCACTCACCCGATGAACCATCCGGAGGTGGGGCGGCTCGACCTGCACTACGCCCACCTGCCGCTCGTCGGCGCCGAGGACCACACGATCTTCCTCTACTACGCCGAACCGGGCACGCCCCACGAACTAGCACTGGCCCGCCTCGTCTCAGGCAGGTAG
- a CDS encoding alpha/beta hydrolase translates to MTKHVVFIHGLWIHSAAWKPWQDLFEQKGYTTVAPGWPGDLDTVEATRANPDGLNDQGIAEICHHYADIIEGFDEKPIVVGHSFGGLIAQELLANDLVAAAVAIDPAPIKGVKVLPFSQLKSGFPVLGNPANKSRTVSLNVKQFKYAFGNVLSDEESNALHAAWTIPGPGRPLFEDAAANFVRNSPAEVDTHTAVRGPLLLTSGTEDHTVPKVVTVEVSKLYADNTASVTEYHEYEGKGHSLTLDAGWREVADDVLAWLAAKGF, encoded by the coding sequence ATGACCAAGCACGTCGTCTTCATCCACGGACTCTGGATCCACTCCGCCGCATGGAAGCCGTGGCAGGACCTGTTCGAGCAGAAGGGGTACACCACGGTCGCTCCCGGCTGGCCCGGCGACCTGGACACCGTCGAGGCGACGCGCGCCAACCCGGATGGGCTGAACGACCAGGGCATTGCAGAGATCTGCCACCACTACGCCGACATCATCGAGGGATTCGACGAGAAGCCGATCGTCGTCGGGCACTCCTTCGGCGGGCTGATCGCGCAGGAACTGCTCGCCAACGACCTGGTCGCCGCGGCGGTCGCGATCGACCCCGCGCCGATCAAGGGCGTTAAGGTCCTCCCTTTCTCGCAGCTGAAGTCGGGTTTCCCGGTGCTCGGCAACCCGGCCAATAAGTCCCGCACGGTGTCGCTCAACGTGAAGCAGTTCAAGTACGCGTTCGGGAACGTGCTGAGCGACGAGGAGTCGAACGCGCTGCACGCCGCGTGGACGATCCCCGGCCCGGGCCGCCCGTTGTTCGAGGACGCCGCCGCAAACTTCGTGCGCAATTCCCCGGCCGAGGTCGACACCCACACCGCCGTGCGCGGACCGCTGCTGCTGACCTCGGGCACCGAGGACCACACGGTGCCGAAAGTCGTAACGGTCGAGGTGTCGAAGCTCTACGCAGACAACACCGCGTCGGTCACCGAGTACCACGAGTACGAGGGCAAGGGGCACTCGCTCACCCTCGACGCCGGCTGGCGCGAGGTCGCCGACGACGTGCTCGCCTGGCTCGCGGCGAAGGGCTTCTAG
- a CDS encoding SDR family NAD(P)-dependent oxidoreductase produces MDLGLSGKVAVVTGASKGIGLAITQELVAEGARVIAGSRSSSPELDELVAAGSVLFESVDLSTPDAPARLVARAAEWGGLDILVNNVGAVTFRFEGFLAITDEEWLDTINLSFLAAVRTTRAAIPLLVERGGGNVVTIGSVNAFLPDPPVVDYSAAKAAVWNLSKSLSKEFGDRNIRFNTISPGPVATQLWLGENGVAATAAKNLGVDFETARDTVVASQGGFSTGRFTQPGEVADLVLLLASNRAGNVTGSDFLIDGGLIKTL; encoded by the coding sequence ATGGATCTGGGTCTCTCGGGAAAAGTCGCCGTCGTCACCGGAGCGAGCAAGGGCATCGGGCTGGCCATCACACAGGAGCTGGTCGCCGAGGGTGCACGGGTCATCGCCGGGTCGCGATCGTCGTCGCCGGAGCTCGATGAGCTAGTCGCGGCAGGATCCGTGTTGTTCGAGAGTGTTGATCTGTCGACTCCGGATGCCCCGGCTCGCCTCGTCGCGCGAGCCGCCGAGTGGGGCGGACTCGACATTCTCGTGAATAACGTTGGAGCCGTCACCTTCCGCTTCGAGGGTTTCCTCGCTATCACCGACGAGGAGTGGCTCGACACCATCAACCTGAGCTTCCTCGCCGCCGTGCGCACCACGCGTGCGGCGATCCCGCTGCTCGTAGAGCGTGGCGGTGGGAACGTCGTGACCATCGGATCCGTCAACGCTTTTTTGCCTGACCCGCCCGTCGTCGACTACTCGGCGGCGAAGGCCGCGGTCTGGAATCTCTCGAAATCGCTGTCGAAGGAGTTCGGCGACCGCAACATCCGCTTCAACACGATCAGCCCGGGGCCGGTCGCCACCCAGCTGTGGCTGGGCGAGAACGGGGTCGCTGCCACGGCCGCGAAGAACCTCGGGGTCGATTTTGAGACGGCCCGCGACACGGTCGTGGCCAGTCAAGGCGGCTTCTCCACCGGGCGTTTCACCCAGCCCGGTGAGGTGGCCGACCTCGTGCTGTTGCTCGCGAGCAATCGGGCCGGCAACGTGACCGGGTCCGACTTCCTCATCGACGGCGGGCTCATCAAGACCCTCTGA
- a CDS encoding AraC family transcriptional regulator, with the protein MIVILNRVVEFVEQHLVDEIDVSGLASDLGTTEYHLRRMFSSLAGMPLSEYIRRRRMTLAAAELGDGDLLGIAVRYGYGSTEAFGRAFRAVHGISPAEARRNGGPLRSQSQLRFRLTVEGTNPMDTRITNRPAFRLAGHSTRVPLIHRGANPHIQEFIASLPSAEHARLKALSDTEPAGLLQVSADVDPDYTEGSELTYLHGVAVTDAPDELDVIEVAAGEWAVFRTSGAYPAALQETWAATATDWFPSNPWRLREGPSIVAVLDRAEDFSTATTDLWLPVERD; encoded by the coding sequence GTGATCGTCATCCTGAACCGCGTTGTCGAGTTCGTCGAACAGCATCTTGTCGACGAGATCGATGTGAGCGGCCTCGCGAGTGATCTCGGCACCACCGAGTACCACCTGCGGCGCATGTTCTCGTCTCTCGCGGGTATGCCGCTGTCCGAATATATTCGGCGACGCAGGATGACGCTTGCCGCCGCCGAGCTCGGCGACGGCGACCTGTTAGGCATCGCGGTGCGTTACGGCTACGGATCGACCGAGGCATTCGGTCGGGCGTTCCGGGCGGTGCACGGCATCAGCCCGGCAGAGGCTCGGCGCAACGGCGGCCCCCTTCGCTCACAATCACAGCTCAGGTTCCGCCTGACCGTCGAAGGGACGAACCCCATGGACACTCGCATCACCAACCGACCCGCATTCCGGCTCGCCGGGCACTCCACTCGCGTGCCGCTCATCCATCGCGGCGCCAATCCGCACATCCAGGAGTTCATCGCCTCGCTGCCGTCCGCTGAGCACGCCCGACTCAAGGCGCTCAGCGACACCGAGCCAGCCGGACTGCTGCAGGTGAGCGCCGACGTCGACCCGGACTACACCGAGGGGAGCGAGCTCACCTACCTGCACGGGGTGGCCGTCACTGATGCGCCCGATGAACTCGACGTGATCGAGGTCGCGGCGGGGGAGTGGGCGGTATTCCGAACGTCGGGGGCGTACCCGGCAGCGCTACAGGAGACGTGGGCAGCGACGGCGACGGACTGGTTCCCCTCGAACCCGTGGCGGCTGCGAGAAGGCCCGTCGATCGTGGCCGTGCTCGACCGCGCGGAGGACTTCAGCACGGCGACGACCGATCTGTGGCTGCCCGTCGAACGCGACTAG
- a CDS encoding SDR family oxidoreductase, with product MPSPTFTLPDLTGKRALVTGGSDGIGLGIATRLAAAGADVILPVRNRTKGEAAVAAIVRDVPGARITLRDLDLSSLASVASLAKTLSNEGAPLHLLINNAGVMTPPQRQTTADGFELQFGTNHLGHFALVAGLLPLLRAGRAKVTSQISIAANSGAINWDDLNWEKSYNGMRAYSQSKIAFGLFGLELDRRSVAGGWGIRSNLSHPGIAPTSLLAARPELGRETRAGGRGLIGELSRRGILLGTAESAGLPALMAATGSGQFYGPGGFARLGGAPAPQKLYSRLTSTEDATRIWQASEELAGTSFPG from the coding sequence ATGCCATCCCCCACCTTCACCCTCCCCGACCTGACCGGAAAGCGCGCCCTCGTTACCGGCGGCAGCGACGGCATCGGTCTCGGCATCGCGACGAGACTCGCGGCCGCCGGGGCAGACGTCATCCTGCCCGTTCGCAATCGCACGAAGGGCGAAGCCGCCGTCGCCGCGATCGTTCGGGATGTCCCGGGCGCAAGGATCACCCTGCGTGATCTCGACCTGTCCTCCCTCGCCTCGGTCGCGTCTCTCGCCAAGACCTTGAGCAACGAGGGCGCGCCCCTGCACCTGCTCATCAACAATGCGGGAGTCATGACACCCCCGCAGCGGCAGACCACCGCCGATGGCTTCGAGCTGCAGTTCGGCACCAACCACCTGGGCCACTTCGCGCTCGTCGCCGGGCTGCTGCCGTTGCTGCGGGCCGGGCGGGCGAAGGTCACCTCGCAGATCAGCATTGCGGCGAACTCGGGCGCCATCAACTGGGACGACCTGAACTGGGAGAAGTCGTACAACGGCATGCGCGCCTACAGCCAGTCGAAGATCGCGTTCGGGCTATTCGGGCTCGAACTCGACCGCCGCAGCGTGGCGGGAGGCTGGGGCATCCGCAGCAATCTCTCCCACCCCGGCATCGCCCCGACCAGCCTGCTCGCGGCGCGGCCGGAACTCGGTCGCGAAACGCGGGCCGGCGGGCGCGGCCTCATCGGCGAACTGTCGCGGCGCGGCATCCTGCTCGGCACCGCCGAGAGCGCGGGACTGCCGGCCCTCATGGCAGCGACCGGCAGCGGACAGTTCTACGGTCCGGGCGGGTTCGCCCGGCTCGGCGGAGCGCCCGCACCGCAGAAGCTGTACTCGCGGCTCACCAGCACGGAGGATGCCACTCGCATCTGGCAGGCCTCGGAGGAGCTCGCAGGCACGAGTTTCCCGGGCTAG
- a CDS encoding helix-turn-helix transcriptional regulator — protein MDIDRTGLAEFLRQRREALQPEDVGLGRGQRRRTTGLRREEVAALAYMSTDYYSRLEQERGPQPSEQMVAAIAQGLHLSREERDHLFRLAGHNPPATGAGGDHISPGMLRIFDRLHDTPAEIVTELGETLKQTPLAVALTGDLVSLKGPFRSIGYRWFVDPATRLLYAPDDHAHLGRMFASGLRERIAARGPESRAAELAQLLLEQSAEFRDVWATHEVGIRPNAVKHYVHPEVGELELTCQILQDPADTHSLLVYTAIPGSPSYERLQLLSVIGAQSLR, from the coding sequence ATGGACATCGACCGCACCGGGCTCGCCGAGTTCCTCCGCCAACGCCGCGAAGCCCTGCAGCCCGAGGATGTCGGGCTCGGGCGCGGGCAACGGCGCCGCACCACCGGGCTCCGCCGCGAGGAGGTCGCCGCTCTCGCCTACATGTCCACCGACTACTACTCGCGGCTCGAGCAGGAGCGCGGACCGCAGCCCTCCGAGCAGATGGTCGCCGCGATCGCGCAGGGTCTGCACCTCTCCCGCGAAGAGCGGGATCACCTGTTCCGCCTCGCCGGCCACAACCCGCCGGCCACCGGTGCGGGCGGCGATCACATCAGCCCCGGCATGCTGCGCATCTTCGACCGCCTGCACGACACCCCGGCCGAGATCGTGACCGAGCTGGGTGAGACCCTCAAACAGACGCCGCTCGCGGTTGCGCTCACTGGAGACCTGGTCTCGCTGAAGGGGCCGTTCCGCAGCATCGGCTACCGCTGGTTCGTCGACCCCGCGACCCGGCTTCTCTATGCGCCGGATGACCACGCCCACCTCGGCCGGATGTTCGCGTCGGGCCTGCGCGAGCGCATCGCGGCCCGTGGCCCCGAGTCCCGCGCGGCCGAGCTGGCGCAGCTCCTGCTGGAGCAGAGCGCGGAGTTCCGCGACGTCTGGGCCACGCACGAGGTCGGCATCCGGCCGAACGCGGTCAAGCACTACGTACACCCCGAGGTCGGAGAGCTCGAACTCACCTGCCAGATTCTGCAGGATCCGGCCGACACCCACTCGCTGCTCGTCTACACGGCCATCCCGGGCAGCCCGAGTTATGAGCGACTGCAGCTGCTGTCAGTGATTGGGGCGCAGTCCCTGCGTTGA